In the Desulfuromonas sp. DDH964 genome, GCAAGAAGAAAAAGGCGATATGAAAATCGAGGAGTGATCCGTGAAGAGTGCAGAACCCAATCCGGGGACTCTGAAGATCGGGGTGGTCGGGGCCGGCAGCTGGGGGACGACCCTCGCCAACCTGTTGGCCAAAAAACACTATAGCGTCACCCTCTGGGCCTTCGAAGCGGACCTGGTGGAGCGGATGCGGAAGACCCGCGAGAATGACCTCTTTCTCCCGGGGTTCCCGCTGGCCGACGGGCTCGCCTTTTCCAACGACCTGGCCGAGGTCGTCGCCGGCAGGGACCTGCTGTTGCTGGTCCCCCCTTCCCAGGTGATGCGGCGGGTGGTGGAGCAGGCCGCGACCCATATCGCGCCCGGGACCCTGATCGTTTCGGCGGCGAAGGGGATTGAAAACGAGACCCTGCAATTGATGTCGCAGGTCCTCGCCGAGACCCTTCCCGCACCCCTGGCAGAGCGCCTCGCTTTTCTCTCCGGCCCTTCCTTCGCCCGGGAGGTGGCGGCGGAGATGCCGACCGCTGTGGCGATCGCCGCTGAAAATCCGGCCATCTGCCGAGCGGCCCAGGAAGTGTTCAGTACGGCCGCATTTCGTGTCTATACCAATGACGATGTGATCGGCATTGAGCTCGGCGGTGCGCTGAAGAACGTCATCGCCCTGGCGGCCGGAGTTTCCGATGGCCTCGGCTTCGGTCACAACACCCGTGCCGCCCTGATTACCCGTGGTCTTGCCGAGATGACCCGGCTTGGTCTTGCCCTTGGCGCCCAACCTGCCACCTTCGCCGGGCTGGCCGGAATGGGTGACCTCGTCCTCACCTGTACCGGCGACCTCTCCCGTAACCGCAGCGTCGGCATGGAACTCGGCCGGGGCCGCAGCCTCGAAGATATTCTTGCCGGCATGACGATGGTCGCTGAAGGGGTCAAGACGACGCTCTCCGCCTATCAGTTGGCTGTCAGACTTGGTGTCGAAGTGCCGATTACCGCACAGATGTACCGCATCCTCTACCAGGGGAAGAGCCCGCGGCAGGCAGTGAGTGAGTTAATGCTGCGGGAACTGAAACCGGAAGGACTCTGACCTTCGGCCCGCTAGGGCCGCCACCAGGGAGATAATGACCATGAAACGCCTCTTGCTGATCCTTGCCTGTCTCTTGCTGGCCGCCCCGGCCTGGGCCGGCCCCAAGGTGCTGATGAAAACCAACCTCGGGGATATCACCCTCGAGCTTGACGCCGCCAAGGCCCCCGTGTCGGTCAAAAACTTCCTTGCCTATGTCGACAGCGGCGCCTATAACGGCACCATCTTTCATCGCGTCATTGATGGTTTCATGATCCAGGGGGGAGGGTTCGATGCGGAACGGCAGCGGCGTCCTACCGAGGCGCCGATCAAGAACGAGGCCGGCAACGGCCTGAAGAACCAGCGGGGCACCATCGCCATGGCGCGCACCTCCATGGTTGATTCAGCCACCAACCAGTTCTTCATCAATCTCAAGGATAATGACTTCCTCGATCACAAGGGGGAAGATGCCCGGGGTTTCGGTTATGCCGTCTTTGGCCGGGTCGTGGCCGGCATGGACGTGGTGGACCGGATTGCCAAGGTGCCGACCCGGTCGGTCAATGCCGTGTTTCAAAACATGCCGGTAGAACCGGTTACCATCCTCACCCTGGAACGACTGAAGAACTGAACCCGGTCGGAATGCCATTCCGCAGCAAGCCGGCGAAGGGAGCGCGGATGGCTACCTTCCGCATCATGACCTATAATGTCCGCTCCTGCCGCGGAAATGACGGGCGGGTCGATCCCGGGCGGGTAATCGACGTGATTTCCGATGGCGCGCCGGACATTGTCGCTCTCCAGGAAATCGATGCCTCGGCCGATTCCGGTCAGCTCAAACTCCTTGCCGATCGCCTGGGAATGCGCGCCTACGCCGACCCGGCCTGGCCTGAAAACGCTTTCCTTTCCTACTACCCCATCTCCGGTTTGCGGGCCCACGATCTTGGTGGTGGCCGTTGCCTGCGTGGTGATGTCGACCTCGGTGGCAAACGCCTGCACCTCTTCAACCTGCGCCTCTCCAGTGCTCCCGAGCTGCGCCGGCAGCAGATCACCCGGCTGCTCGGCCCGGAACTGCTCGCCAGCAACTCCCTCGGTTGCCCCTGCCTGGTCCTGGGCGATTTCGGCGACTTCTGGTGGGGGGCCGGAAATTTCGACCTGAACATGATGCTGCGCCAGGTGCGACGTCCCCTCTGGCGCGCCACCTATCCGGCACGACTCCCCCTGGCCGGACGGGACCGGGCTTATCTGATGGGGGCGGTCCGGGTGCTGGAGGCGACTGTCCAGTGCCACCCGCCGGCGCGGTTCGCTTCCAGTCATCTGCCACTGGTGCTGACGGTGCAGATTGTCGATCCCCGGCATTATCTGCGCCTCGAAAAGCTCAAGCCCGGACGGATGGAGGCGGCCCCGGGCTGACCGCATTGGCAGGGGATACGACAAGGGCGAGGGGTAAACGATCTCGCGGCCGGGAGAGCGGATGACGGGCGGCAAGGTGCGACGAAGGCAGGCAGCTGAGATTTTGGAGATCCTGGCGCAGACCTATCCGGACGCCGCCTGTGCCTTGAACTACCGCACCCCCTGGGAGCTGCTGGTAGCGACGATCCTTTCGGCCCAGTGCACCGATGTGCGGGTCAACCAGGTGACCCCGGAACTCTTCCGTCGCCTTCCGACCCCGGCGGCCATGGCGGCGGCAGCACCGGAGGAAGTGGAGAACCTGATCCGCTCCAGCGGATTTTTTCGTACCAAGGCGAAGAACCTGCAAGGCTGTGCGACGGCCCTGCTCGCCAGGCATGGCGGGGAAGTCCCGCAAAGCCTGGCGGCCCTGACGGCCCTGCCGGGGGTGGGGCGCAAAACCGCCAATGTTGTCCTCGGCAACGCCTTTGAAATTCCCGGCATGGTGGTTGATACCCATGTCAAGCGGATCGCCTTTCGGCTCGGCTGGACCTGCCAAACGGAACCGGAGAAGGTCGAACGGGAGTTGATGGATCTCCTGCCGGAGGCCGACTGGACCCAGGCCGCGCATCTGCTGATTCATCACGGCCGCGCGCTATGCAAGGCGCCGACGCCGCATTGCAGTCAATGTCCGCTGCAGGACCGCTGTCCCCGTTGCGGGGTGAAGAGGTCGCGCTAGTCGAGGAGGATAGGGGAAGGGCGGCCAGCCCGCGGTAAAATACCGCGGGCTGGCTTTTTTGGTGTCAGCGATCTTCGAGGTCGAGGCGGAAAAAATCCCGGGCTTTCGGCTTTTTTTCGTCAAGGGCATAGCGGGTCGGTGCCGTGCCGGGGGCGAAGGCCTCGATGGTGGCTTCGGGGTTGTCTTCCATGGCGAGCAGGCCGGTTGCGGGGTCGACGGGGCGGAACTGGATGTCGTCGGGAACCGGAAAATCGATGGCCGGAAATTGCCGGGTCGCCTCTTCCATGAAGGCGACCCAGGCCGGAGCCGCCGCCTTGCTGCCGGTCTCCTGCTTACCGAGGGGGCGCTCCTGATCGTAGCCGACCCAGGAAACGGCCACCAGTTGGGGAACAAAGCCGGCGAACCAGGCATCCTTGAGGTCGTTGGTGGTGCCGGTCTTGCCGGCGACCGGCCGCCCGAGGGCCTTGGCGCGCCAGCCGGTACCGTTGCGGACGACGCTCTCCATCAGGTTGGTGACGAGGTAGGCGGTCTCCGGGGAGATCACCCGCTCGGCACTTTGCTGGATCAGCTCCTGACCGGGACCGGGGCCGCCGGGGAAGTCGCCGGGATCGTTCGATTCGAGGATCTTGCCGTCGCGGTCGAGAATCCGGGTGATGTAGGTCGGAGTGTGACGGATGCCGCCACTGGCGAAGACCGAATAGGCCGTCGCCAGTTCGAGAGGGGTGAGCGCCGAAGAGCCGAGCGCCAGGGTCAGGTCGCGGTCGATCGGCGAGGTGATCCCGAGGTTGCGGGCATAGTTGGCGGCGTAGCCAACGCCGATATCTTCGAGGATTTTGATGGTGATAACGTTGGCCGAGTGGGTCAGGGCCGAGCGGAAAGTCATCGCCCCGGTGAACTCCTCACCATAATTTTTCGGTTTCCACTCGGTCTCCTCGCCGCTTTCATTCTTCTCCTTGTAAATAACCGGGGTGTCGAGAATAACTGTCGCCGGGGTATACCCCTTGTCGAGGGCCGCAGCATAAATGATCGGCTTGATCGCCGAACCGGGAAGCCGGCGAGCCTGGATGACACGGTTGAACTGGCTTTGGGCGAAGTCGTAGCCGCCAACCATGGCCTTGACCTGGCCGGATTGGGGGTCGAGGGCCACCAGCGCCCCCTGGGCCAGTGGTTCCTGGTCGAGGGCAAGCTGCAACGGACCCTGCTCGGGGATGGCGAGGAGCTTGACCTGGAGAACGGACCCGATGGGGAGCCGGGCTTGGCCACCATCGACATTCCCCCTGGCCGGCTGGCCGCGGGGGACCACCTGGGGCGGTCCGGCCCAGCGGCAGGAGTCGATGTCGATCACTCCCGGGCGGCCGGCGATGACGACCTGGAGCAGGTTCCCCTGCTGGCCGGTTAACAGCGCTTCGCGGTAGTCGCCGACCACCGGCAGGTTGCGGGCCTTGTCCGCTGCCTCGCTTTGCAGAAAGGCGGATTCATTTTCCGCTGTAAGAATCCGCAGCGGGCCCCGATAGCCATAGCGCTTGTCGTGGTCGCGCAGGTTATCCTGCACCGCCCGCTGCGCCGCCTGCTGCATCGCCAGGTTCATGCTGGTGTGGATCTCCAGCCCGGCGCTGTAGAGCACCTCTTCACCGTAACGACCTTCGAGGTAGCGCCGCACCTGTTCGGTGAAATAGGCGGCCTCGCTGATGTGGCTGTTGACCCGGGCGTGGATGGTCAGTTCCTGACTCTCCGCCATCTGTGCCTGAAGTGGGGTGATGTAGTCGTCGGCGACCAGTCGTCCGAGTACGTACTTCTGGCGTTCCTTGGCGCGACTGAAGTGCTGGTAGGGGGAATAGCGGCTCGGGGCCTGGGGGAGGCCGGCAAGCATGGCGCACTCGGCCAGATTCAGCTCCTCGACGTTCTTGTCAAAATAGTTCTCGGCCGCCGCCTGGACACCGTAGGCGCCGTGGCCGAGGTAAATCTGGTTGAGGTAGAGGTAGAGGATGTCCTCCTTGGAGAGGGTTTTCTCCATCCGCCAGGCTAGGATCGCTTCCTTGAACTTCCGGGAGAACTTTTTCTCCGGAGTGAGGAGAAGGCTCTTCGCCACCTGCTGGGTGATGGTGCTCCCGCCCTGGACAATGCCACCAGCGAGGACGTTCTTGATCGCCGCGCGCAGGATGGAGATCAGATCGATCCCCTGATGGTGGAAAAAGTTCGAATCTTCCGCTGAAACAAAGGCCTGGATCAACTGGCGCGGCATCCGTTCCACCGGAACGACAATCCGCCGTTCCCGGGAGAACTCGGCGATGACGGTGCCGTCGTCGCTGTAGACGCGGGTGATGATCGGCGGCCGGTAGTCGGCAAGGGTGTCGACCTTGGGGAGGGAGCTGGAGACGTAGAGATAGGCGCCAAGGAGCAGGCTGCAGCCGAGCAGAAAGCAGACGCCGCCGGCTAGCAGGGTATGGCGCAACAGGCGTTGCAGTTTCATGGGAGACCGACCTCGCAGGCAAAGCTCGATTTATAGCACAGGGGCCGGCGCCGGGGCAAGGTTTGCCATTGGCGGGTGCGGCGGCGCTGTGGTATAGTTTGCACCGGTCTTCGGGTGTCTGGGCCAGCGCGTGAACCGGTTGACGCCGGGGGTCTACAGCGAGAGTCGAGGAGGATACATGAAACGCAGTGCAGCCCTGTTCCTGGTCCTCTCTCTGGCGGTTTGGGGGTGTGGCATGTTTCGTTCCTGGACGGCGATTCCGCCGCCCGGCGGTTGCGAGCAGTGCCACACGGTGGCGATCAGCTATGACTGGCAGGTCGCCTACCAGCCGGTCACCCTCAACGATGAAAGCGGCCGTCTTGCCTGGCAAAGACCGGAAAGTGTCGCCCGGCCCGAGACCATGCCGCTGGAAGAAAAGAAGATTACCGAACAGCGCTGTTTCCGCTGCCACAAGGGGCCGGACAAGGCCCACAGCGAATACCAGGGGCGCTACCATCACTGAGCCGGCTGCCCCCGAGCCATTTCCGCCCTCCCCCGCGTCGGGAGGGCCGTTTTTTGGAGGACCCATGTTCCGTCGCACCAAGATAGTCGCCACCGTCGGCCCCGCCTGTGAGTCGGAGGCGGGACTCGAGGCGTTGATGGCAGCAGGCGCCGATGTCTTTCGGCTCAATTTCAGCCATGGCGACCTGGCGACCAAGGAATTGCTGATCGGGCGGATCCGGGATCTCTCCCGGCGGCGCCGGCGGGCCGTGGCGATCCTGGCCGACCTGCAGGGCCCGAAGATCCGTACCGGGAAGATGGCCGGACCAGGGATGGAGCTGGTTGCCGGCCAGGAAGTGACGATCACCACCCGGGACGTCCTCGGCGCCGATGGCCTGATACCGACCACCTACGCGGAACTGCCCGGGGACGTGCGCACGGGGAACCGGATTCTGCTCGATGACGGCCTGCTCGAATTCGAGGTCCTCGCCAGCACCGGCAGCGAGGTGCGCTGCCGGGTCGTGGTCGGCGGCCTGCTCAAGGATCGCAAGGGGATCAACCTCCCCGGCGTTGCCGTTTCGGCGCCGGCGCTGACCGCCAAGGACCGCGAGGATCTCGCCTTCTGCATCGGCCGGGAGATCGATTACCTCGCCCTCTCCTTTGTGCGCAGCGCGAGCGATGTGCTGGAACTCAAGGAATTGTTGCTGCGGGAGAAGTCCTCCCTCCAGGTGATTGCCAAGATCGAAAAACCGGAGGCGGTGACGGACTTCGACGCCATCCTCGAGGCCGCCGACGGCATCATGGTCGCCCGTGGCGATCTGGGCGTCGAGATGCGCCCGGAGAAGGTGCCGCTGATCCAGAAACGGATCATCCGCAAGTGCAACGAGGCCGGCAAGCCGGTGATCACGGCGACGCAGATGCTAGAGAGCATGATCGAGCATCCACGCCCGACCCGGGCCGAAACCTCCGATGTCGCCAACGCCATTCTCGACGGCACCGACGCGGTGATGCTTTCTGCCGAGACCGCCTCCGGGCGCTACCCGGTCGAGGCGGTCTCCCTGATGGTCAGGGTCGCCGAGGATGTCGAGGCCGATCCCGAACTGAAGGCGAAGGTTTTTCACCCGATTCCCGAAATCCGCGGTTACCGCCGGCTCCCGGAGGCGATCGGCCAGGCCGCCTGCCGGGTCGCCGAGAGTGTCGGCGCCACCGCCATCCTCGCCTTCACCCAGACCGGCAGCACCGCGGCGCTGGTCGCCAAGTACCGCCCGGACATGCCGGTCTACGCCGTGACGCCGTCGCAGGCGGTGCGGCGGCGCCTGGCCCTGTTTGGCGGAGTCCGCTCGATCCGGGTCGATATCGCCGGCGATACCGAAACCCAGATCCGTTCCGTCGAGGATGCGGTGCTGGCGGCCGGGGTGCTGAAAAAAGGGGAGGTGGTGGTGATCACCATGGGGAGTCCGGTCTCGGCACCGGGAACCACCAACCTGCTCAAGATCCACCGCCTCGGCACCGGCGAGTTTTACGAAGTCCACTAGCAGGCCATTTTGGATTTTGAATTTAAAATCTTGAATTTAATTCAAAATTAAGAATTCGAAATTCATAATTCCGCGAGGAACTGGAGTTATGACAAAGAAGGCAGTTGTCCTCTACAGCGGCGGGCTCGATTCGACGACCTGCATGGCGATCGCCCGCAGTGGGGGGTATATCCCCTATGCGCTCAGCTTTTCCTATGGCCAGCGGCATGCGGTGGAACTGCAGAAGGCGCGCGAATACGCGCCGCGCATCGGTGCCGCCGCTCACCTCGTGGTCGATTTCGATCTGCGCCAGGTCGGTGGCAGCGCCCTCACCGCCGACCTGGAGGTTCCCAAGGACGGCGTCGTCGCCGGGGAGATTCCGGTTACCTATGTGCCGGCCCGCAATACCATCTTCCTCTCTTTTGCCCTTGGCTGGGCCGAAGTCCTCGGCGCCTTCGACATCTTTATCGGTGTCAACGCCCTCGACTATTCCGGCTATCCCGACTGTCGACCCGAATACATCGCCGCCTACCAGGCGATGGCCAACCTGGCGACCCGGGCCGGGGTGGAAGGGGAGGGGCGCTACCGGATTCATACCCCGCTTATCGACCTGACCAAGGCCGAGATCATCCGCAAAGGGCTGGATCTGGGAATCGATTACGCCCTGACCCACTCCTGCTACGATCCGACACCGGCGGGTCTCGCCTGCGGGCGCTGCGACTCCTGCCGGCTGCGGCTCAAGGGCTTTGCCGAGGTGGGGGTCAGCGACCCGGTTCACTATGTCGGCCAGTAAGGAACGAGGCGCCAGGGGAAGGGAAAAATCCATGTCCATGCCCGATCTGCAGCAGACCCGGGACAATCGCAACATCCCCATCGACAAGGTCGGGGTCAAGAATATCCGCTACCCGATTGTGGTCTCGGACCGCAGCCGGGTCCAGCAGCATACCGTGGCCCGGGTCAACATGTATGTCGACCTCCCCCATCACTTCAAGGGGACGCACATGAGTCGCTTCATCGAGATCCTCAATCTCTACCATGGCGAGATCAGCATCGACAGCATGGATGTCATTCTCAAGGAGATGAAGAGCCGCCTTGAGGCGAGCCGGGCCCATCTCGAGCTCGACTTCCCCTACTTCATCGAAAAGGCAGCCCCGGTCTCCGGCGCCCGCAGCCTGATGGAATACCAGTGCCGGATGGTCGGCACCCTCGGCGCGGAGGCCGACTTCGTCCTCGGCGTCACGGTTCCGGTCACCTCGCTCTGTCCCTGCTCCCGCGACATCAGTGCCCGCGGCGCCCATAACCAGCGCAGCCTCCTCAGCGTCGAGGTCCGCTACCAAGGCCATGTCTGGATCGAAGAGCTGGTTACCTGGCTCGAAGAGTGCGCCAGCGCCCCGGTCTACGCCCTGCTCAAGCGGGAGGATGAAAAGGCGGTGACCGAGCAGGCTTACGACAACCCGATGTTCGTCGAGGATATCGTGCGCGCCGTTACCGAAAAGCTCGCCGCGGTGCCGGCGATTACCTGGTTTCGCATCGAATGTGAAAATTTCGAATCGATTCACAACCACTCGGCCTATGCCCTGGTGGAAAGCCCTGCGCGCTAGGTTGAGCCCCTGTGGATAAGGCTGTGGAAATGGTGGATAAATGGCCAGCGGGAGAGGCCTTGCCGGGATCGGCCAGCGGCCGGGTCGGAATTTTTGTCAAGGAACCGCGACCGGGGCAGGTGAAAACCCGGCTCTCGCCGCCGCTGACGGCCGCCGAGGCGGCGGCCTTTTACCGGGTGGCCCAGGAGGAGACCATCTCCCGCCTGGCCGCCGGGCCCTGGGAAGTGACTCTGGTATTCGCTGGTGATGAGGGATATTTCCGGGACCGCTTTCCACAGTTGCCGCGTCTTGCCCAGGGCGAGGGGGACCTGGGCCGGCGACTGCAGCTCGCCTTTTCCGTCCTGCAGCAGCCCGGCATCCCGGCCATTATGGTCGGCTCCGACAGTCCCGACCTCCCCTTGTCCCTGGTTGCGTCGGCCTTCACGGCCCTGGCCGACGCCGATGTCGTGGTGGCGCCCGCCAGCGATGGTGGTTATGTGCTGATCGGCGGTCGACGACTGCTGCCGCAGCTCTTTGTCGATATCCCCTGGAGCAGCGCCGAGGTGCTCGCTTGCACCCGGCGCCGCG is a window encoding:
- a CDS encoding endonuclease/exonuclease/phosphatase family protein, with protein sequence MATFRIMTYNVRSCRGNDGRVDPGRVIDVISDGAPDIVALQEIDASADSGQLKLLADRLGMRAYADPAWPENAFLSYYPISGLRAHDLGGGRCLRGDVDLGGKRLHLFNLRLSSAPELRRQQITRLLGPELLASNSLGCPCLVLGDFGDFWWGAGNFDLNMMLRQVRRPLWRATYPARLPLAGRDRAYLMGAVRVLEATVQCHPPARFASSHLPLVLTVQIVDPRHYLRLEKLKPGRMEAAPG
- a CDS encoding cytochrome C, giving the protein MKRSAALFLVLSLAVWGCGMFRSWTAIPPPGGCEQCHTVAISYDWQVAYQPVTLNDESGRLAWQRPESVARPETMPLEEKKITEQRCFRCHKGPDKAHSEYQGRYHH
- the nth gene encoding endonuclease III, translated to MTGGKVRRRQAAEILEILAQTYPDAACALNYRTPWELLVATILSAQCTDVRVNQVTPELFRRLPTPAAMAAAAPEEVENLIRSSGFFRTKAKNLQGCATALLARHGGEVPQSLAALTALPGVGRKTANVVLGNAFEIPGMVVDTHVKRIAFRLGWTCQTEPEKVERELMDLLPEADWTQAAHLLIHHGRALCKAPTPHCSQCPLQDRCPRCGVKRSR
- a CDS encoding peptidylprolyl isomerase; the protein is MKRLLLILACLLLAAPAWAGPKVLMKTNLGDITLELDAAKAPVSVKNFLAYVDSGAYNGTIFHRVIDGFMIQGGGFDAERQRRPTEAPIKNEAGNGLKNQRGTIAMARTSMVDSATNQFFINLKDNDFLDHKGEDARGFGYAVFGRVVAGMDVVDRIAKVPTRSVNAVFQNMPVEPVTILTLERLKN
- a CDS encoding TIGR04282 family arsenosugar biosynthesis glycosyltransferase — encoded protein: MPGSASGRVGIFVKEPRPGQVKTRLSPPLTAAEAAAFYRVAQEETISRLAAGPWEVTLVFAGDEGYFRDRFPQLPRLAQGEGDLGRRLQLAFSVLQQPGIPAIMVGSDSPDLPLSLVASAFTALADADVVVAPASDGGYVLIGGRRLLPQLFVDIPWSSAEVLACTRRRAVESGLVWRELPAWEDVDDFSSMLALLTRSPASASAAFVRTRLGHHLPGRSGRS
- the queC gene encoding 7-cyano-7-deazaguanine synthase QueC gives rise to the protein MTKKAVVLYSGGLDSTTCMAIARSGGYIPYALSFSYGQRHAVELQKAREYAPRIGAAAHLVVDFDLRQVGGSALTADLEVPKDGVVAGEIPVTYVPARNTIFLSFALGWAEVLGAFDIFIGVNALDYSGYPDCRPEYIAAYQAMANLATRAGVEGEGRYRIHTPLIDLTKAEIIRKGLDLGIDYALTHSCYDPTPAGLACGRCDSCRLRLKGFAEVGVSDPVHYVGQ
- a CDS encoding penicillin-binding protein 1A, whose translation is MKLQRLLRHTLLAGGVCFLLGCSLLLGAYLYVSSSLPKVDTLADYRPPIITRVYSDDGTVIAEFSRERRIVVPVERMPRQLIQAFVSAEDSNFFHHQGIDLISILRAAIKNVLAGGIVQGGSTITQQVAKSLLLTPEKKFSRKFKEAILAWRMEKTLSKEDILYLYLNQIYLGHGAYGVQAAAENYFDKNVEELNLAECAMLAGLPQAPSRYSPYQHFSRAKERQKYVLGRLVADDYITPLQAQMAESQELTIHARVNSHISEAAYFTEQVRRYLEGRYGEEVLYSAGLEIHTSMNLAMQQAAQRAVQDNLRDHDKRYGYRGPLRILTAENESAFLQSEAADKARNLPVVGDYREALLTGQQGNLLQVVIAGRPGVIDIDSCRWAGPPQVVPRGQPARGNVDGGQARLPIGSVLQVKLLAIPEQGPLQLALDQEPLAQGALVALDPQSGQVKAMVGGYDFAQSQFNRVIQARRLPGSAIKPIIYAAALDKGYTPATVILDTPVIYKEKNESGEETEWKPKNYGEEFTGAMTFRSALTHSANVITIKILEDIGVGYAANYARNLGITSPIDRDLTLALGSSALTPLELATAYSVFASGGIRHTPTYITRILDRDGKILESNDPGDFPGGPGPGQELIQQSAERVISPETAYLVTNLMESVVRNGTGWRAKALGRPVAGKTGTTNDLKDAWFAGFVPQLVAVSWVGYDQERPLGKQETGSKAAAPAWVAFMEEATRQFPAIDFPVPDDIQFRPVDPATGLLAMEDNPEATIEAFAPGTAPTRYALDEKKPKARDFFRLDLEDR
- the folE2 gene encoding GTP cyclohydrolase FolE2; its protein translation is MPDLQQTRDNRNIPIDKVGVKNIRYPIVVSDRSRVQQHTVARVNMYVDLPHHFKGTHMSRFIEILNLYHGEISIDSMDVILKEMKSRLEASRAHLELDFPYFIEKAAPVSGARSLMEYQCRMVGTLGAEADFVLGVTVPVTSLCPCSRDISARGAHNQRSLLSVEVRYQGHVWIEELVTWLEECASAPVYALLKREDEKAVTEQAYDNPMFVEDIVRAVTEKLAAVPAITWFRIECENFESIHNHSAYALVESPAR
- a CDS encoding NAD(P)H-dependent glycerol-3-phosphate dehydrogenase; this encodes MKIGVVGAGSWGTTLANLLAKKHYSVTLWAFEADLVERMRKTRENDLFLPGFPLADGLAFSNDLAEVVAGRDLLLLVPPSQVMRRVVEQAATHIAPGTLIVSAAKGIENETLQLMSQVLAETLPAPLAERLAFLSGPSFAREVAAEMPTAVAIAAENPAICRAAQEVFSTAAFRVYTNDDVIGIELGGALKNVIALAAGVSDGLGFGHNTRAALITRGLAEMTRLGLALGAQPATFAGLAGMGDLVLTCTGDLSRNRSVGMELGRGRSLEDILAGMTMVAEGVKTTLSAYQLAVRLGVEVPITAQMYRILYQGKSPRQAVSELMLRELKPEGL
- the pyk gene encoding pyruvate kinase, with amino-acid sequence MFRRTKIVATVGPACESEAGLEALMAAGADVFRLNFSHGDLATKELLIGRIRDLSRRRRRAVAILADLQGPKIRTGKMAGPGMELVAGQEVTITTRDVLGADGLIPTTYAELPGDVRTGNRILLDDGLLEFEVLASTGSEVRCRVVVGGLLKDRKGINLPGVAVSAPALTAKDREDLAFCIGREIDYLALSFVRSASDVLELKELLLREKSSLQVIAKIEKPEAVTDFDAILEAADGIMVARGDLGVEMRPEKVPLIQKRIIRKCNEAGKPVITATQMLESMIEHPRPTRAETSDVANAILDGTDAVMLSAETASGRYPVEAVSLMVRVAEDVEADPELKAKVFHPIPEIRGYRRLPEAIGQAACRVAESVGATAILAFTQTGSTAALVAKYRPDMPVYAVTPSQAVRRRLALFGGVRSIRVDIAGDTETQIRSVEDAVLAAGVLKKGEVVVITMGSPVSAPGTTNLLKIHRLGTGEFYEVH